From the Vicia villosa cultivar HV-30 ecotype Madison, WI unplaced genomic scaffold, Vvil1.0 ctg.000664F_1_1, whole genome shotgun sequence genome, one window contains:
- the LOC131630265 gene encoding transcription factor MYB14-like, producing the protein MGRSPCCDKTGLRKGSWTPEEDNKLIAYVTRYGSWNWRQLPKFAGLERCGKSCRLRWLNYLRPDIKRGNFTQQEEDTIIKLHEKLGNRWIVIAANLPGRTDNEIKNHWHTNLKKRFIKNKKSDTNNRAGNSKETSSDNPTMEEDNKHEGVFENSCGGPNSSSPSSSIPSSSGTMDTPTSTEISYENYVLDELPLMDAYMDVLNDNFWTEPYMIDNSYVPPSEDATLLPVWCEHEYFGSMYDEQLWSHGE; encoded by the exons ATGGGGAGAAGCCCTTGTTGTGACAAAACTGGATTGAGAAAAGGTTCGTGGACTCCTGAGGAAGACAACAAGTTAATCGCTTATGTAACTAGATATGGCTCCTGGAATTGGCGACAACTACCTAAATTTGCAG GTCTTGAAAGGTGTGGAAAGAGTTGTAGATTAAGGTGGTTGAACTATCTAAGACCAGATATCAAAAGAGGAAACTTTACTCAACAAGAAGAAGATACTATTATCAAACTTCATGAAAAACTGGGTAATAG ATGGATCGTGATTGCTGCAAATTTACCTGGAAGAACAGATAACGAGATAAAGAATCATTGGCACACAAACTTGAAAAAgcgttttataaaaaataaaaagtcagACACTAATAATAGAGCAGGAAACTCCAAAGAAACAAGTTCAGATAACCCTACAATGGAAGAAGACAATAAACATGAAGGAGTGTTTGAGAATAGTTGTGGTGGTCCCAATTCTTCAAGTCCATCATCTTCAATCCCATCTTCAAGTGGAACAATGGATACTCCAACAAGTACGGAAATATCATATGAAAATTATGTTCTTGATGAGCTTCCTTTAATGGACGCATACATGGATGTTTTGAATGATAATTTCTGGACAGAACCATATATGATAGACAATTCATATGTCCCTCCAAGTGAAGATGCTACATTATTACCTGTCTGGTGTGAACATGAATACTTCGGTTCTATGTACGATGAACAACTTTGGAGCCATGGAGAATAA